A window of Aeromicrobium sp. Root236 contains these coding sequences:
- a CDS encoding MBL fold metallo-hydrolase, with protein MSTPTVTEVADGVHFVQGKAVNWTILTEGDAFTLVDGGYPGDLDAVLSSIERVGRTLDQLAAVLVTHAHVDHIGSLPRLLDGRDVPVLTSETEARHARRDFLEQATPLQVAAASWRPRVLSWSLHVVAAGGMTKAGVPRATGFGAGPLDVPGHPVPIVTPGHTSGHTCYHLAQAGVLITGDALVTGHATVARTGPQVLAGIFHHDAAANRRSLAQLRSLDGDVLLPGHGAAWHGSYADAVEQALA; from the coding sequence ATGAGCACACCCACGGTCACCGAGGTCGCCGACGGCGTCCACTTCGTGCAGGGCAAGGCCGTCAACTGGACGATCCTCACCGAGGGCGACGCGTTCACGCTCGTCGACGGCGGCTATCCGGGCGACCTCGATGCCGTGCTGTCGTCGATCGAGCGGGTCGGTCGTACGCTCGACCAGCTTGCCGCGGTGCTCGTGACGCACGCGCACGTCGACCACATCGGTTCGCTGCCGAGGCTGCTGGACGGTCGCGACGTCCCGGTGCTGACGTCCGAGACCGAGGCAAGGCACGCCCGGCGGGATTTCCTCGAGCAGGCCACGCCGCTGCAGGTCGCCGCCGCGTCGTGGCGTCCACGCGTGCTGAGCTGGTCGCTGCACGTCGTGGCGGCCGGCGGCATGACCAAGGCCGGAGTCCCGCGGGCCACGGGGTTCGGTGCTGGGCCGCTGGACGTGCCGGGCCACCCCGTGCCGATCGTGACGCCGGGACACACGAGCGGTCACACCTGCTATCACCTGGCGCAGGCCGGCGTGCTCATCACCGGCGATGCGCTGGTCACGGGGCACGCCACTGTCGCACGCACCGGCCCGCAGGTGCTGGCCGGGATATTCCACCACGACGCCGCCGCAAACCGGCGATCGCTCGCGCAGCTCCGGTCGCTGGACGGCGACGTGCTGCTGCCCGGGCACGGCGCCGCTTGGCACGGCTCGTACGCCGACGCAGTCGAGCAGGCTCTCGCCTAG
- a CDS encoding ABC transporter substrate-binding protein: MSYVRRVAGGALAALLAATVLAGCGTSAPSDEGAKSSGPWSFVSGNGKTVKLDKTPRRIIASGAEAAALISFGIKPVGIYTNTKIKDDPNLKGLDLSGITILGQTWGVIDVEKAASLKPDLIVADWWPAEKAYSGMESGVKASSKKLLDLAPVVGVAQGDSIETLAQGYEKLAASLGADVDDPKIAADRKAFESAKEAFKKAVAAKPGLTALAVSPADDVLYVANPKYAPELLDFQRWGLDVINPGKPDKGFPYWENLSWENADKYQPDLLLIDDRAYASTLKQGEKQPTWNSIKAAKAKAYVPWPAYWMHTYGEYAKQLNQLTTAIQKADAGLA, encoded by the coding sequence GTGTCCTACGTACGTCGTGTGGCCGGCGGAGCGCTCGCCGCTCTGCTGGCAGCCACCGTCCTCGCCGGTTGCGGCACCAGCGCGCCGTCCGACGAGGGTGCCAAGAGCAGCGGACCCTGGTCCTTCGTCTCCGGCAACGGCAAGACCGTCAAGCTCGACAAGACCCCCAGGCGGATCATCGCGAGCGGCGCCGAGGCCGCGGCGCTGATCTCGTTCGGCATCAAGCCGGTCGGCATCTACACGAACACCAAGATCAAGGACGACCCCAACCTCAAGGGCCTCGACCTGTCGGGCATCACGATCCTGGGCCAGACCTGGGGCGTCATCGACGTGGAGAAGGCTGCCTCGCTCAAGCCGGACCTGATCGTCGCGGACTGGTGGCCGGCCGAGAAGGCCTACAGTGGCATGGAGTCCGGGGTGAAGGCGTCGAGCAAGAAGCTCCTCGACCTCGCTCCCGTCGTCGGAGTCGCGCAGGGTGACTCGATCGAGACCCTCGCGCAGGGCTACGAGAAGCTCGCCGCGTCACTCGGCGCTGACGTCGACGATCCCAAGATCGCCGCCGACAGGAAGGCGTTCGAGTCGGCCAAGGAGGCGTTCAAGAAGGCCGTCGCGGCCAAGCCCGGCTTGACGGCGCTGGCGGTGTCGCCCGCGGACGACGTGCTCTACGTCGCCAACCCGAAGTACGCGCCCGAGCTGCTCGACTTCCAGCGGTGGGGCCTCGACGTCATCAACCCCGGCAAGCCCGACAAGGGCTTCCCCTACTGGGAGAACCTCAGCTGGGAGAACGCCGACAAGTACCAGCCCGACCTGCTCCTGATCGACGACCGCGCGTACGCGTCGACGCTGAAGCAGGGCGAGAAGCAGCCGACGTGGAACAGCATCAAGGCGGCCAAGGCCAAGGCATACGTGCCGTGGCCGGCCTACTGGATGCACACCTACGGGGAGTACGCCAAGCAGCTGAACCAGCTCACGACGGCGATCCAGAAGGCTGACGCCGGTCTCGCATGA
- a CDS encoding iron ABC transporter permease, with the protein MTLLETPTPRRETAPRHRPGAGLAAGLVVLVGVLLVVAFFSITLGSRGVGVPTIWKAFTDFDPGSASETVIREMRVPRTLIGTLAGAALGLSGTILQGVTRNPLADPGIMGINAGAAAFIVFGIMILGVQGVFGYVWLAFAGAGVATVTVYGIASFGREGATPVKLALAGAAVTAVLSSLTSAIVMTNVDALNELRFWQVGSLAGRYMPVFWQTAPFILVGLVVALFAGRALNGLALGEDLALALGLRLRRTRFVMFVTVAVLCGAATAACGPIVFVGLVVPHLARFICGPDYRWILPYALVLTPIVLLVADIIGRLVVSPGELQVGVVLGVLGAPAFIALVRYRNLAEL; encoded by the coding sequence ATGACGTTGCTCGAGACGCCGACGCCCCGTCGCGAGACCGCCCCCCGGCATCGTCCCGGGGCCGGTCTCGCGGCCGGCCTGGTCGTCCTGGTCGGCGTCCTGCTCGTGGTCGCCTTCTTCAGCATCACGCTGGGCTCGCGTGGTGTCGGGGTGCCGACGATCTGGAAGGCGTTCACCGACTTCGACCCGGGCTCGGCGTCCGAGACAGTGATCCGTGAGATGCGGGTGCCGCGCACGCTGATCGGCACCCTCGCCGGCGCGGCGCTGGGGCTCAGCGGCACGATCCTGCAGGGCGTGACCCGCAATCCCCTGGCCGATCCGGGGATCATGGGCATCAACGCCGGAGCCGCGGCGTTCATCGTCTTCGGCATCATGATCCTCGGCGTGCAAGGCGTCTTCGGCTACGTCTGGCTCGCCTTCGCCGGAGCCGGTGTCGCCACCGTGACGGTCTACGGCATCGCGTCGTTCGGGCGTGAAGGTGCGACGCCGGTCAAGCTGGCCCTTGCCGGCGCCGCCGTCACCGCGGTGCTGTCGTCACTCACGTCGGCGATCGTCATGACGAACGTCGACGCGCTCAACGAGCTGCGGTTCTGGCAGGTCGGCTCGTTGGCCGGCCGCTACATGCCGGTGTTCTGGCAGACCGCGCCGTTCATCCTTGTCGGGCTGGTGGTTGCCCTGTTCGCGGGCCGCGCGCTCAACGGCCTCGCGCTCGGCGAGGACCTGGCGCTGGCCCTGGGACTCCGCCTTCGGCGTACGCGCTTCGTGATGTTCGTGACCGTCGCGGTGCTGTGCGGCGCGGCGACCGCGGCGTGCGGCCCGATCGTCTTCGTGGGTCTGGTCGTCCCGCACCTCGCCCGCTTCATCTGCGGTCCGGACTACCGCTGGATCCTCCCGTACGCCTTGGTGCTGACCCCGATCGTGCTGCTCGTCGCCGACATCATCGGCCGCCTCGTGGTGTCGCCCGGCGAGCTGCAGGTGGGCGTCGTCCTCGGCGTGCTCGGCGCGCCCGCGTTCATCGCCCTCGTCCGCTACCGGAACCTGGCCGAGCTGTGA
- a CDS encoding 4-fold beta flower protein has translation MSVYLFDMDGEPIAFRRTWTDPYVFDLSGRWIGWFPWDDHDAVDRAGHYLGTVVDDRLVRRNDWYERPCPATPDGPGDAMPTGRPMTPHAFPNRFAYEDALVHHLT, from the coding sequence ATGAGCGTCTATCTGTTCGACATGGACGGCGAGCCCATCGCGTTCAGGCGGACCTGGACCGACCCGTACGTCTTCGACCTGTCGGGTCGCTGGATCGGCTGGTTCCCCTGGGACGACCACGACGCGGTGGACCGCGCGGGCCACTACCTCGGCACCGTCGTGGACGACCGGCTCGTGCGCCGCAACGACTGGTACGAGCGACCGTGCCCCGCGACCCCGGACGGCCCGGGCGACGCGATGCCGACCGGACGGCCCATGACGCCGCACGCGTTCCCCAACCGGTTCGCGTACGAGGACGCGCTCGTCCACCACCTGACCTAG
- a CDS encoding DUF1206 domain-containing protein — MGDVQSKGEQARHSDTMRAAARVGLAAFGLVHLLIAWLALQIAWGHGGKADSQGALQAVAKEPFGEVLLWVVAAGLLALTVWQVMTALWGHRSESDEKSRTMKRLAAVGRAIVYAAIGFSAARTASGSGSGGKSQDQEGEGLTADLLSAPAGRVLVAAIGIGILVVAARHVHRGVTDNFTHDLEAGATGGSTGSAILLFGRVGYVGKGAAIGIVGALFGWAALSYDPDKAGGLDDALKTVRDQPYGPYLLSLVALGLAAFGLFCFAWARYVRTR, encoded by the coding sequence ATGGGAGACGTCCAGTCCAAGGGTGAGCAGGCACGACACAGTGACACGATGCGCGCGGCCGCCAGGGTCGGGCTCGCGGCGTTCGGCCTGGTGCACCTGCTGATCGCGTGGCTCGCCCTGCAGATCGCCTGGGGCCACGGCGGCAAGGCCGACAGCCAGGGCGCCCTGCAAGCCGTCGCCAAGGAACCTTTCGGCGAGGTTCTGCTGTGGGTCGTCGCCGCAGGACTGCTGGCACTGACCGTCTGGCAGGTCATGACCGCGCTGTGGGGGCACCGCTCGGAGTCCGACGAGAAGAGCCGCACCATGAAGCGTCTCGCGGCAGTCGGCCGGGCGATCGTCTATGCCGCGATCGGGTTCTCGGCCGCCCGCACCGCATCGGGCTCCGGGTCCGGGGGCAAGAGCCAGGACCAGGAAGGGGAGGGCCTCACGGCGGACCTGCTCTCCGCCCCAGCGGGCCGGGTCCTCGTCGCCGCGATCGGGATCGGGATCCTGGTGGTCGCGGCCCGGCACGTGCACCGAGGGGTCACCGACAACTTCACCCACGACCTGGAGGCCGGCGCCACCGGCGGGTCCACCGGCTCGGCGATCCTGCTGTTCGGCCGGGTCGGGTACGTCGGCAAGGGTGCGGCGATCGGGATCGTCGGGGCGCTCTTCGGATGGGCGGCACTGTCGTACGACCCGGACAAGGCCGGCGGGCTCGACGACGCCCTCAAGACGGTGCGCGACCAGCCCTACGGCCCCTACCTGCTGAGCCTCGTCGCGCTCGGCCTCGCGGCGTTCGGGCTCTTCTGCTTCGCCTGGGCACGCTACGTCCGTACGCGCTGA
- a CDS encoding SDR family oxidoreductase, translating into MPATRSLVTGATGYVGGRLVPQLVAAGHDVRVMVRDERKARAHDWADDVEITRADATEADQVAAALDGIDVAYFLLHSIGSGSDFAETERGIAETFAAAAKAAGVRRIVYLGGMSPEGEELSEHLRSREEVGEILLASGVPTAVLQAGVIIGSGSASFEMLRYLTERLPVMVTPKWVHTRIQPIAIRDVLRYLVACASLPEEVNRRFDIGGPDVLTYFDMMQRYAAVAGLPRRRVLPVPVLSPGLSSHWVGLITPVPASLARPLVESLRNTVVAAETDIKTYVPDPPEGLIGFDRSVQLALTKIQDLDVPTRWSSASTAGAPAEGLPTDPDWAGGSLYTDERTREVRASPEHLWTIIEGIGGRNGWYSWALAWWVRGLLDRAVGGPGLRRGRRNDRDLVVGDALDFWRVEETDDHTFLRLRAEMKLPGLAWLELQVGSTDGGTTTFHHRALFHPKGLLGHLYWWSIYPFHGIIFGSMQKNIAKAAEALEHGARQADRPQS; encoded by the coding sequence ATGCCCGCCACCCGCAGCCTTGTCACCGGAGCGACCGGCTACGTCGGTGGCCGTCTCGTGCCCCAGCTTGTCGCCGCCGGGCACGACGTACGCGTCATGGTCCGCGACGAGCGCAAGGCCCGGGCCCACGACTGGGCCGACGACGTCGAGATCACCCGGGCCGACGCGACCGAAGCCGACCAGGTCGCCGCAGCGCTCGACGGCATCGATGTCGCGTACTTCCTGCTGCACTCGATCGGCAGCGGCAGCGACTTCGCCGAGACCGAGCGCGGGATCGCCGAGACGTTCGCCGCAGCTGCCAAGGCCGCCGGGGTGCGCCGCATCGTCTACCTCGGCGGCATGTCACCCGAGGGCGAGGAGCTGTCGGAGCACCTGCGCTCCCGCGAGGAGGTCGGCGAGATCCTGCTCGCCTCGGGCGTGCCGACGGCGGTGCTGCAGGCCGGCGTCATCATCGGCTCCGGCTCCGCGTCGTTCGAGATGCTCCGCTACTTGACCGAGCGCCTGCCGGTCATGGTCACGCCGAAGTGGGTCCACACCCGCATCCAGCCCATCGCGATTCGCGACGTCCTGCGCTATCTCGTCGCGTGCGCGTCGTTGCCGGAGGAGGTCAACCGGCGCTTCGACATCGGCGGGCCCGACGTGCTGACCTACTTCGACATGATGCAGCGATACGCCGCCGTCGCAGGGCTGCCCAGGCGGCGCGTGCTGCCGGTGCCCGTGCTGTCGCCGGGGCTGTCGAGCCACTGGGTCGGCCTCATCACCCCGGTGCCGGCGAGCCTCGCGCGGCCGCTCGTCGAGTCGCTCCGCAACACCGTGGTCGCGGCCGAGACGGACATCAAAACGTACGTGCCGGACCCGCCTGAAGGGTTGATCGGCTTCGACCGGTCGGTGCAGCTCGCCCTCACCAAGATCCAGGACCTCGACGTGCCGACCCGCTGGTCCTCCGCATCGACGGCCGGCGCGCCCGCGGAGGGCCTGCCGACCGATCCTGACTGGGCCGGGGGCTCGCTCTACACCGATGAACGTACGCGTGAGGTGCGCGCGAGCCCGGAGCACCTGTGGACGATCATCGAGGGCATCGGCGGCCGCAACGGTTGGTACTCGTGGGCACTCGCCTGGTGGGTCCGCGGCCTGCTCGACCGCGCCGTCGGCGGCCCTGGGCTGCGACGCGGTCGGCGCAACGACCGCGACCTCGTGGTCGGCGACGCCCTCGACTTCTGGCGCGTCGAGGAGACCGACGACCATACGTTCCTGCGCCTCCGCGCCGAGATGAAGCTGCCGGGCCTGGCCTGGCTCGAGCTGCAGGTGGGCTCGACCGACGGAGGGACGACCACGTTCCACCACCGGGCGCTGTTCCATCCCAAGGGTCTGCTCGGCCACCTCTACTGGTGGTCGATCTATCCGTTCCACGGCATCATCTTCGGCTCGATGCAGAAGAACATCGCCAAGGCTGCCGAGGCGCTCGAGCACGGCGCTCGACAGGCGGATCGGCCGCAGTCCTGA
- a CDS encoding ABC transporter ATP-binding protein yields the protein MTHDLRAQNLTLGYADTDIVRDLDVVIPDGRITVIVGANACGKSTLLRGLARLLKPRSGQVLLDGTSVHDLKSVDVAKVLGLLPQSPVAPDGITVADLVGRGRYPHQGWFRQWSAEDDRAVSEALEATGTADLADRNIAELSGGQRQRVWVAMALAQDTDLLLLDEPTTFLDINHQVELLDLLTDLNRESGKTIVLVLHDLNLACRYADHIIAMKQGVIVAEGRPVDVIDADVVTDVFGLACDVVPDPVSGTPMIVPRGRHHAARQRVTAVS from the coding sequence ATGACTCACGACCTGCGTGCCCAGAACCTCACCCTCGGATATGCGGACACCGACATCGTCCGCGACCTCGACGTCGTGATCCCTGACGGCCGCATCACGGTGATCGTCGGCGCCAACGCGTGCGGCAAGTCGACGCTGTTGCGGGGCCTTGCCCGGCTCCTGAAGCCCCGCAGTGGCCAGGTGCTGCTCGACGGCACGTCGGTCCACGATCTCAAGAGCGTCGACGTCGCCAAGGTGCTCGGGTTGCTGCCGCAGTCACCGGTCGCGCCTGACGGGATCACGGTCGCGGACCTGGTCGGCCGCGGGCGTTATCCGCACCAGGGCTGGTTCCGCCAGTGGAGCGCCGAGGACGACCGCGCCGTCTCCGAGGCGCTCGAGGCGACCGGCACGGCGGACCTCGCCGACCGCAACATCGCCGAGCTCTCCGGCGGCCAGCGCCAGCGGGTGTGGGTCGCCATGGCCCTCGCGCAGGACACCGATCTGTTGCTGCTCGACGAGCCGACAACGTTCCTCGACATCAACCACCAGGTCGAGCTGCTCGACCTGCTGACCGACCTCAACCGCGAGTCGGGCAAGACGATCGTGCTCGTGCTGCACGACCTCAACCTGGCCTGCCGCTACGCCGACCACATCATCGCGATGAAGCAGGGTGTGATCGTCGCCGAGGGCCGGCCGGTCGATGTCATCGACGCCGACGTGGTGACCGATGTGTTCGGACTGGCCTGCGATGTCGTGCCCGACCCGGTCAGTGGCACGCCGATGATCGTCCCCCGCGGGCGCCATCACGCAGCGCGGCAGCGGGTCACCGCCGTCTCCTAG
- a CDS encoding iron chelate uptake ABC transporter family permease subunit yields MIDVVVSDRRTRHTRASVVTVSLALVAFALFILTMMVGSYYVPAWDVITSAFHLRDDPSVDFIVRDLRLPTATAALAVGFALGVSGLLFQKLLGNPLASPDFVGISSGASMFAVSGIILFGAGSTMISASALAGALVSAVIIYLLAWRDGVSGYRFILIGIGLSQFMLSIIGYIVAHAELYEARQAMTWLVGTVGQAGSPELRTLLVALAVLVPVALVLQRPLRVLELGDDTAKALGARVELSRLALIAVSIVLIGFATAVAGPIMFVALIAGPIAHRIVGHSGGGIIAAGLVGSIIVLGADLVAQHLVPVALPTGVITGIIGAPYLIWLLATVNREGRGG; encoded by the coding sequence GTGATCGACGTCGTCGTCTCGGACCGCCGCACCCGCCACACGCGGGCGAGCGTCGTCACGGTCTCGCTCGCCCTGGTGGCGTTCGCACTGTTCATCCTCACGATGATGGTCGGCAGCTACTACGTGCCGGCGTGGGACGTCATCACCTCGGCGTTCCACCTGCGCGACGATCCGTCGGTCGACTTCATCGTGCGCGACCTGCGGCTGCCCACCGCCACGGCAGCGCTCGCGGTCGGCTTCGCGCTCGGAGTCTCGGGCCTGCTGTTCCAGAAGCTGCTCGGCAACCCGCTCGCGTCGCCGGACTTCGTGGGCATCTCCTCGGGCGCCAGCATGTTCGCGGTGTCGGGGATCATCCTGTTCGGTGCCGGCAGCACGATGATCTCCGCCTCGGCCCTTGCCGGCGCGCTGGTCAGCGCGGTCATCATCTACCTGCTCGCGTGGCGCGACGGCGTCTCCGGCTATCGGTTCATCCTGATCGGCATCGGGCTGTCGCAGTTCATGCTGTCGATCATCGGCTACATCGTGGCGCACGCCGAGCTCTACGAGGCCCGGCAGGCGATGACCTGGCTCGTCGGCACCGTGGGGCAGGCGGGGTCGCCCGAGCTGCGTACGCTCCTGGTCGCGCTCGCGGTCCTGGTGCCGGTCGCGCTCGTGCTGCAGCGACCGTTGCGTGTCCTGGAGCTCGGCGACGACACGGCCAAGGCGCTCGGCGCTCGCGTGGAGCTGAGCCGTCTGGCGCTCATCGCCGTCTCGATCGTGCTGATCGGTTTCGCGACCGCCGTCGCCGGGCCGATCATGTTCGTCGCGCTGATCGCCGGTCCGATCGCGCACCGCATCGTGGGCCACAGCGGCGGCGGCATCATCGCCGCCGGTCTCGTCGGCTCCATCATCGTGCTCGGCGCGGACCTCGTCGCCCAGCACCTCGTACCGGTCGCCCTCCCGACCGGTGTCATCACGGGCATCATCGGTGCCCCCTACCTGATCTGGCTCCTCGCCACGGTCAACCGGGAAGGACGCGGCGGATGA
- a CDS encoding FMN-binding glutamate synthase family protein produces the protein MKLSRVIGGVGVALGAVAVRDLTQKKHALMRNYPVLAHARYWLETIGPELRQYIVTGNDEERPFSRDQRSWIYASSKQENNYSGFGTDNDIEHTPGYAIIKHRTFADSLPHDHAEKIGLPSAKVLGGPRGRAKAFRPDSLINVSGMSFGSMSGNAIQALNRGAKLAGCMHNTGEGGLSTHHRQGGDITLQIGTAYFGCRNEDGTFSLDKLKAVVESAPVRAVEIKLSQGAKPGLGGLLPAAKVTQEISEIRGIPMGQDCASPSRHTAFTDVDSLLDFVELIGTETGLPVGIKSAVGEMEFWYELTRLMSKRDRGVDFVTIDGGEGGTGASPPIFADSIALPFRMGFSRVYGTFAEAGLTDDVTFIGSGKLGLVDNAVVAFALGADMMNVAREAMMSIGCIQSQKCHTDRCPTGVATQDPWLAHGLDPTSKAERCAQYIRTFRKEIVKVSESVGVAHPSLITADDVDIMCGDYEARSLRTVYGYKVGWGELNASLAAEITEMMAPGGSRPESRSIEQGEGEKPQGQDLTTGIT, from the coding sequence ATGAAGCTGAGCCGTGTCATCGGTGGAGTCGGAGTCGCTCTCGGTGCCGTGGCGGTGCGCGACCTGACGCAGAAGAAGCACGCACTGATGCGCAACTATCCGGTTCTCGCGCACGCTCGCTATTGGCTGGAGACCATCGGCCCGGAGCTGCGGCAGTACATCGTCACCGGCAACGACGAGGAGCGGCCGTTCAGCCGTGACCAACGCTCGTGGATCTATGCGTCGTCGAAGCAGGAGAACAACTACTCGGGGTTCGGCACCGACAACGACATCGAGCACACGCCGGGCTACGCGATCATCAAGCACCGCACGTTCGCCGACTCGCTGCCCCACGACCACGCCGAGAAGATCGGGCTGCCCAGCGCCAAGGTGCTCGGCGGGCCGCGCGGCCGGGCCAAGGCGTTCCGCCCGGACTCGTTGATCAACGTCTCCGGCATGAGCTTCGGGTCGATGTCGGGCAACGCGATCCAGGCGCTCAATCGCGGCGCCAAGCTCGCTGGCTGCATGCACAACACCGGCGAGGGTGGCCTGTCGACGCACCACCGGCAGGGCGGCGACATCACCCTGCAGATCGGAACGGCGTACTTCGGCTGCCGCAACGAGGACGGCACGTTCTCGCTCGACAAGCTCAAGGCGGTCGTCGAGTCAGCACCCGTCCGGGCGGTCGAGATCAAGCTCTCGCAAGGCGCGAAGCCGGGGCTCGGTGGCCTGCTGCCGGCCGCCAAGGTGACGCAGGAGATCAGCGAGATCCGAGGGATCCCGATGGGTCAGGACTGCGCGAGTCCGTCGCGGCACACGGCGTTCACGGACGTTGACAGCCTCCTCGACTTCGTCGAGCTGATCGGCACCGAGACGGGTCTGCCGGTCGGCATCAAGAGCGCGGTCGGCGAGATGGAGTTCTGGTACGAGCTCACCCGCCTCATGTCGAAGCGGGATCGCGGCGTCGACTTCGTGACGATCGACGGCGGCGAGGGCGGCACCGGTGCGTCGCCGCCCATCTTCGCGGACTCGATCGCGCTGCCGTTCCGGATGGGCTTCTCCAGGGTCTACGGGACGTTCGCCGAGGCCGGACTGACCGACGACGTCACGTTCATCGGGTCGGGCAAGCTCGGCCTGGTCGACAACGCCGTCGTGGCGTTCGCGCTCGGCGCCGACATGATGAACGTCGCCCGCGAGGCGATGATGTCGATCGGCTGCATCCAGTCGCAGAAGTGCCACACGGACCGCTGCCCCACCGGCGTCGCGACGCAGGACCCGTGGCTGGCGCACGGGCTCGACCCGACCTCCAAGGCGGAGCGCTGCGCGCAATACATCCGGACGTTCCGCAAGGAGATCGTCAAGGTCTCCGAGTCGGTCGGCGTCGCGCACCCGAGCCTGATCACGGCCGATGACGTCGACATCATGTGCGGCGACTACGAGGCCCGGTCGCTGCGGACGGTCTACGGCTACAAGGTCGGCTGGGGCGAGCTGAACGCCTCGCTGGCTGCCGAGATCACCGAGATGATGGCCCCGGGTGGCTCGCGTCCGGAGTCCCGGTCGATCGAGCAGGGCGAGGGCGAGAAGCCCCAGGGCCAGGACCTCACGACCGGGATCACCTGA
- a CDS encoding amino acid permease, whose product MDLFRTKSVERSIEETDEPEHTLRKELSAWDLTFFGVGVVIGTGIFVLTGEQAHVNAGPAVVISFIVAGIACGLAGLCYAEFASTVPVAGSAYTFSYATLGELIAWIIGWDLVLELALGAAVVARGWSAYLQDLFDLPTWLAGDKAKPDIGAIAIVLALTVIGVLGTKLSGRFTGVLVVIKVAVVSFVVIAGLFFIKWSNYQPFVPASKPAEGGKGADQTLLQGVFGVDPTAFGAYGIVAAASVVFFAYIGFDIVATSAEETKNPQRDVPRGILGSLAICTALYVAVSFVITGMLKYSDDRMSTAAPLSAAFDANGAGWASKIISTGAVAGLTTVVLVLMLGQARVLFAMSRDGLLPIGLAKVHPRFGTPYRITILTGLFVAVLAGLVPLSELSKLVSIGTLFAFVLVSAGVVILRRTRGDLHRPFRVPAVPWIPALSILACAWLMVNLSIETWIRFLVWLVIGFVLYFVYGYRSSRLGRGLKQASAEGAAVPSVE is encoded by the coding sequence ATGGACCTCTTCCGCACCAAGTCCGTGGAACGCTCGATCGAGGAGACCGACGAGCCTGAGCACACGCTCCGCAAGGAGCTCTCCGCCTGGGACCTCACGTTCTTCGGCGTGGGTGTCGTGATCGGCACCGGCATCTTCGTGCTGACCGGAGAGCAGGCACACGTCAATGCCGGTCCGGCAGTCGTCATCTCGTTCATCGTCGCCGGGATCGCCTGCGGGCTCGCCGGGCTCTGCTACGCCGAGTTCGCCTCGACCGTGCCGGTGGCGGGCAGTGCGTACACGTTCTCGTACGCGACCCTCGGCGAGCTCATCGCCTGGATCATCGGCTGGGACCTCGTGCTCGAGCTCGCCCTGGGTGCCGCGGTGGTCGCGCGCGGCTGGTCGGCGTACCTGCAGGACCTGTTCGACCTGCCGACGTGGCTCGCCGGCGACAAGGCCAAGCCCGACATCGGTGCCATCGCGATCGTGCTGGCGCTGACCGTCATCGGCGTGCTCGGCACCAAGCTGTCCGGCCGGTTCACCGGCGTCCTGGTCGTCATCAAGGTCGCCGTCGTGTCGTTCGTCGTGATCGCCGGTCTGTTCTTCATCAAGTGGTCCAACTACCAGCCGTTCGTTCCTGCGTCCAAGCCTGCTGAGGGTGGCAAGGGTGCCGACCAGACGCTCCTGCAGGGCGTCTTCGGCGTCGATCCGACGGCCTTCGGTGCGTACGGCATCGTCGCCGCGGCATCGGTGGTGTTCTTCGCCTACATCGGCTTCGACATCGTCGCGACCTCGGCGGAGGAGACCAAGAACCCGCAGCGCGACGTCCCCCGCGGCATCCTCGGCTCGCTCGCGATCTGCACCGCGTTGTACGTCGCGGTGTCGTTCGTGATCACCGGCATGCTGAAGTACAGCGACGACCGCATGAGCACAGCCGCGCCGCTGTCCGCCGCTTTCGACGCCAACGGCGCCGGGTGGGCCTCCAAGATCATCTCCACCGGCGCGGTCGCCGGCCTTACGACGGTGGTCCTGGTCCTGATGCTCGGGCAGGCTCGGGTGCTGTTCGCGATGTCGCGCGACGGCCTGCTGCCGATCGGGCTCGCGAAGGTGCACCCGCGCTTCGGCACGCCCTACCGCATCACGATCCTGACCGGCCTGTTCGTCGCGGTGCTGGCCGGCCTCGTGCCGCTGTCGGAGCTGTCCAAGCTCGTGAGCATCGGCACACTGTTCGCGTTCGTCCTCGTGTCGGCCGGCGTCGTCATCCTGCGCCGCACCCGCGGCGACCTGCACCGCCCCTTCCGCGTGCCGGCCGTGCCGTGGATCCCGGCGTTGTCGATCCTTGCCTGCGCCTGGCTCATGGTGAACCTGTCGATCGAGACCTGGATACGGTTCCTGGTCTGGCTCGTGATCGGGTTCGTCCTCTACTTCGTGTACGGCTACCGCAGCTCGCGTCTGGGTCGCGGCCTCAAGCAGGCGTCGGCCGAGGGAGCCGCAGTACCCTCCGTGGAATGA